From Brassica oleracea var. oleracea cultivar TO1000 chromosome C3, BOL, whole genome shotgun sequence, a single genomic window includes:
- the LOC106328504 gene encoding pentatricopeptide repeat-containing protein At4g36680, mitochondrial, with translation MAASRLSLRYIRRFTTTTTGDSATTVVESSKISASKAKRILRKQHDPDKALEIYSNVSNHSASPVSSRYAQELTVRRLSKCNRFSDIEALIESHKDDPRIKEEPFYSTLIRSYGRASMLDHAIKAFEEMGRHETPRTAVSFNALLTACLNSRKFEKVPQLFDEMPHRYSTIVLDRVSYGILIKSYCDAGSPEKAIEIMREMEGKRNMEVTTIAFTTILGSLYKNGKVKLAESLWNEMVKKGCEIDSAAYNVRLMNVQKEGPERVWELIEEMSVKGLKPDTISYNYLMTAYCEKGMLDEAKKVFEGLKKNRCAPNAATFRTLVFHLCDSGLYEQGYAIFKKSVGMNKIPDFNTLQHLAVGLVRNKKVNDAKGLIRTVKKKFPPSFLNAWKKLEEELGLDTKTDASSTPA, from the coding sequence ATGGCTGCATCTCGTCTATCCCTCCGCTACATCCGCCGCTTCACCACCACCACCACCGGAGATTCGGCGACCACCGTAGTAGAGTCAAGCAAGATCTCCGCCTCCAAAGCCAAGCGCATCCTCCGCAAACAACACGACCCCGACAAAGCCCTCGAGATCTACTCCAACGTCTCCAACCACTCCGCGTCGCCAGTCTCCTCCCGCTACGCCCAGGAGCTCACCGTCCGCCGCCTCTCGAAATGCAACCGATTCTCCGACATCGAAGCCCTGATCGAGTCCCACAAGGACGACCCGAGGATAAAGGAGGAGCCTTTCTACTCCACGCTCATCAGATCCTACGGGAGAGCCTCGATGCTCGATCACGCTATCAAGGCTTTCGAGGAGATGGGTCGGCACGAGACGCCGAGGACAGCTGTCTCCTTCAACGCCTTGCTGACGGCTTGTCTTAATTCCCGTAAGTTTGAGAAAGTCCCCCAACTGTTCGACGAAATGCCTCACAGGTATAGCACCATCGTCCTCGATAGAGTCTCTTACGGGATATTGATTAAGTCGTATTGTGACGCTGGCTCGCCGGAGAAAGCTATTGAGATTATGAGAGAGATGGAAGGTAAACGAAACATGGAGGTTACCACCATTGCTTTCACTACGATCTTAGGCTCTTTGTATAAGAACGGTAAAGTTAAGCTAGCAGAGAGCTTGTGGAACGAGATGGTGAAGAAAGGCTGTGAGATTGATAGTGCAGCTTACAACGTTCGTTTAATGAATGTTCAGAAGGAGGGTCCTGAGAGAGTTTGGGAGTTGATTGAGGAGATGAGTGTTAAGGGGTTGAAGCCTGATACGATTAGTTACAACTATCTTATGACTGCGTATTGCGAGAAAGGGATGTTGGATGAGGCTAAGAAAGTGTTTGAAGGGCTTAAGAAAAACAGGTGTGCTCCTAATGCAGCTACGTTTAGGACGTTGGTGTTTCATTTGTGTGACAGTGGTTTGTATGAGCAAGGGTACGCGATCTTCAAGAAGAGTGTGGGTATGAACAAGATTCCGGATTTTAATACTTTGCAGCATTTGGCTGTTGGGTTGGTGAGGAACAAGAAGGTGAATGACGCTAAAGGGTTGATTAGGACGGTGAAGAAGAAGTTCCCTCCGAGTTTCTTGAATGCGTGGAAGAAACTTGAGGAGGAACTTGGTCTGGATACGAAAACCGATGCTTCTTCAACTCCTGCTTAA
- the LOC106335668 gene encoding splicing factor U2af large subunit A-like: MSDFEDHEGNVTAVDGFEADDNGGRGGEIEDQTDSKSQGETRDNDRESSRSKDREREKGSVDRSRDRSKERSRDRDRERRSRHRDRSRDRGDRRERGSRDRDDDHRRGSRDRDYDRRRDDRGDRRRHRSRSRSKDRSRRRSRSRSPSKTKRVSGFDMAPPASAMLATGAAVTGQVPPPPPTLPPAGMFPNIFPLQTGQAFGGLPMMPIQAMTQQATRHARRVYVGGLSPVANEQSVATFFSQVMAAVGGNTAGPGDAVVNVYINHEKKFAFVEMRSVEEASNAMSLDGIIFEGAPVKVRRPSDYNPSLAASLGPSQPSPHLNLAAVGLTPGASGGLEGPDRIFVGGLPYYFTEAQVRELLESFGALKGFDLVKDRETGNSKGYAFCVYQDVAVTDIACVALNGIKMGDKTLTVRRANQGAMQPKPEQESVLLHAQQQIAFQMNMSQPGPVATTVVCLTQVVTEDELKDDEEFEDIMEDMRQEGGKFGMLTSVVIPRPSPSGEPVPGLGKVFLKYVDTEGSSRARSGMNGRKFGGNEVVAVFYPEDKFDQGEYGA; the protein is encoded by the exons ATGTCTGACTTCGAAGATCACGAGGGAAACGTGACAGCTGTTGACGGCTTCGAGGCCGATGATAACGGCGGCCGCGGCGGAGAAATCGAGGATCAAACGGACTCGAAATCTCAG GGAGAAACACGTGACAATGACAGAGAGTCTTCGAGAAGTAAAGATAGAGAAAGAGAGAAGGGATCTGTTGATCGAAGCAGAGACAGAAGCAAGGAGAGAAGTAGAGACAGGGATCGTGAGCGTCGTAGTCGCCACAGGGATCGTAGTAGAGACCGTGGTGATAGAAGAGAGCGTGGTAGTAGAGACCGCGATGATGACCACCGCAGAGGCAGCCGTGACCGTGACTATGATAG GCGTAGAGATGACAGAGGAGATAGACGCCGTCATAGGTCTCGATCTCGTTCCAAGGATAGATCTAGGCGCAGATCAAGGTCTCGATCTCCATCAAAAAC CAAGCGGGTCAGTGGATTCGATATGGCACCTCCAGCCTCTGCAATGTTAGCTACTGGTGCTGCTGTTACAG GCCAAGTACCTCCCCCACCACCAACACTTCCTCCGGCTGGAATGTTTCCCAACATATTTCCCTTACAGACTGGACAG GCATTTGGGGGACTCCCTATGATGCCAATTCAGGCTATGACACAGCAG GCGACTAGGCATGCTCGCAGAGTCTACGTTGGAGGGCTTTCCCCTGTGGCTAATGAACAG TCTGTGGCTACATTCTTTAGTCAAGTTATGGCTGCCGTTGGTGGAAACACCGCTGGTCCAGGTGATGCCGTTGTTAATGTTTACATAAACCACGAGAAGAAGTTTGCTTTTGTGGAGATGCGATCTGTTGAAGAGGCAAGTAACGCAATGTCCTTGGACGGGATCATATTTGAG GGAGCTCCAGTGAAGGTGAGGAGACCTAGTGACTATAACCCATCTCTAGCTGCGTCTCTTGGCCCAAGCCAGCCCAGTCCCCATCTAAACTTAGCTGCTGTTGGTCTGACTCCAGGTGCTTCCGGCGGTCTCGAGGGTCCAGACCGTATCTTCGTCGGTGGACTTCCGTATTACTTCACCGAGGCACAAGTCAGGGAGCTGTTGGAAAGCTTTGGAGCCCTAAAGGGGTTTGACCTTGTGAAAGATCGAGAAACTGGAAACTCCAAAGGATACGCCTTCTGTGTGTACCAAGATGTCGCCGTTACAGATATTGCCTGCGTTGCTCTGAACGGTATAAAAATGGGAGACAAGACTCTCACTGTGAGACGCGCTAACCAGGGAGCAATGCAGCCAAAACCTGAACAGGAGAGTGTGTTGTTGCATGCACAGCAGCAGATTGCTTTTCAG ATGAATATGTCCCAGCCGGGTCCAGTGGCAACTACAGTTGTATGTTTGACTCAAGTTGTTACTGAGGATGAGCTTAAAGACGATGAGGAGTTTGAAGATATAATGGAAGACATGAGACAAGAAGGCGGAAAGTTTG GTATGTTGACCAGCGTTGTGATTCCGCGTCCTAGCCCCAGCGGTGAGCCAGTGCCAGGCCTTGGCAAG GTGTTCTTGAAGTATGTTGATACTGAAGGTTCGTCGAGGGCAAGAAGCGGGATGAATGGTAGGAAGTTTGGTGGGAATGAAGTGGTTGCTGTGTTTTATCCAGAAGACAAGTTTGATCAGGGAGAGTATGGAGCCTGA
- the LOC106332707 gene encoding probable polyol transporter 6: MEDQVIPSKNPDPVDQKPTNEKPPGVNRYALQCSIVASIVSIIFGYDTGVMSGAMVFIEEDLKTNEVQIEVLTGILNLCALFGSLLAGRTSDIIGRRYTIVLASILFMLGSVLMGWGPNYPVLLTGRCTAGLGVGFALMVAPVYSAEIATASHRGLLASLPHLCISIGILLGYLVNYFFSKLPMHIGWRLMLGIAAIPSLVLALGILKMPESPRWLVLQGRLGEAKKILKLVSNSPEEAEIRFKDIKTAAGIDANCEDEVVKMENKKTHGEGVWKELILRPTPAVRRVLLTALGIHFFQHATGIEAVLLYGPKIFKRAGITAKDKLFLVTIGVGIMKTTFIFIATFLLDKVGRRKLLLTSVGGMVCALTMLGFGLTMAQNSGGKLAWALVLSIVSAYSFVAVFSIGLGPITWVYSSEVFPLKLRAQGASLGVAVNRVMNATVSMSFLSLTRAITTGGAFFMFAGVAAVAWNFFFFLMPETKGKSLEEIEALFQRDGDNKTKGENVTV; this comes from the exons ATGGAAGATCAGGTCATCCCCAGCAAGAATCCGGATCCCGTCGATCAGAAGCCGACCAATGAAAAGCCACCCGGAGTTAATAGATACGCTCTTCAGTGTTCTATTGTCGCCTCTATCGTCTCCATCATCTTTGGTTACG ATACTGGTGTTATGAGTGGAGCAATGGTGTTTATTGAAGAAGATCTAAAGACTAACGAAGTTCAGATCGAAGTTCTCACCGGAATCCTCAACCTTTGTGCCCTTTTCGGATCATTACTCGCTGGAAGAACATCGGACATAATCGGACGTCGTTACACAATCGTCTTAGCTTCAATACTGTTCATGTTAGGTTCAGTATTAATGGGCTGGGGTCCAAATTATCCCGTTCTCCTAACCGGTAGATGCACAGCCGGTCTAGGCGTCGGTTTTGCTCTAATGGTTGCTCCGGTTTACTCAGCCGAGATAGCAACCGCTTCACATAGAGGACTCTTAGCTTCTCTTCCTCATCTTTGCATCAGTATAGGGATTTTACTAGGTTACCTAGTCAATTACTTCTTCTCCAAGTTACCAATGCATATCGGTTGGAGACTGATGCTCGGCATAGCTGCGATCCCCTCGCTAGTGCTAGCGTTAGGGATCTTGAAAATGCCGGAGTCTCCACGGTGGTTGGTCTTACAAGGCCGTCTCGGAGAAGCCAAGAAGATACTGAAGTTAGTATCGAACTCGCCTGAAGAAGCTGAGATACGGTTTAAAGACATCAAAACCGCTGCTGGAATCGACGCAAATTGTGAAGATGAAGTTGTGAAGATGGAGAACAAGAAGACTCACGGTGAAGGAGTGTGGAAAGAGCTGATCTTAAGACCAACACCTGCGGTAAGACGAGTTCTTTTGACTGCGTTAGGGATTCATTTCTTCCAGCACGCCACGGGTATCGAAGCCGTGCTTTTATACGGTCCGAAGATCTTTAAGAGGGCAGGGATCACGGCTAAAGACAAGCTTTTCTTGGTTACAATCGGTGTCGGAATCATGAAGACGACGTTTATCTTCATAGCGACTTTCTTGCTTGACAAGGTAGGTCGAAGGAAGCTTTTGTTGACCAGCGTTGGAGGAATGGTTTGTGCGTTGACGATGTTAGGGTTTGGGCTCACGATGGCTCAGAACTCTGGCGGGAAACTAGCTTGGGCTTTGGTATTAAGCATAGTTTCTGCTTATAGTTTTGTTGCGGTTTTCTCTATTGGGCTTGGGCCGATAACTTGGGTGTACAGCTCTGAGGTGTTCCCGTTGAAGCTTAGGGCGCAAGGAGCGAGTCTTGGAGTTGCGGTGAATAGAGTGATGAATGCTACGGTGTCCATGTCGTTTTTGTCGCTGACTAGGGCGATAACAACCGGAGGAGCTTTCTTTATGTTTGCTGGAGTTGCGGCGGTGGCGTGGAACTTCTTCTTCTTCCTAATGCCGGAGACGAAAGGTAAGTCGCTTGAAGAGATCGAAGCGCTTTTTCAAAGAGATGGTGATAATAAAACAAAAGGAGAGAACGTCACCGTTTAA